The following nucleotide sequence is from Cricetulus griseus strain 17A/GY chromosome 9, alternate assembly CriGri-PICRH-1.0, whole genome shotgun sequence.
TCTCCTGGCTTCCAAAAgtaccagacatgcacatagtGCCCAGAAATATTTAAAGGCATAATACCCATGCGCATAGAACAAATTAGTTaataaagaaaaccataaaaGGGTGACTAAAATGTGTTATTACCCCAAATGTGTAAAGGAAGATGTTTAATTAGTAGCTTAATTTAATACCTTACAATATTTGCACATGGTGTAGATTTCAGAACATCACATATTATAACTTTACATCATTATTTAGTTGTCAATTAAATAGTTGTTTAAGTTGTATCCTGAACAATTTGTGCAGTTAAACAAAATGGACAACAttctacaaacaacaacaacaacaacaaaacaattctCAAACTTAGGCCTTATAGAACTAGTGTGTAATATCAGCTGTATTGGGAGGCAGGGAGATTCTAAGTTAAAGCCTGCCTGGTCTGCTGAGTAAGTTGAAGCTCAACTTGACCATATAGgttagaacctgtctcaaaagcaagagtGTAAAAGGGCTGGGCATATAGATCAGTATTAGAGCTCTTTCCTAGTAAGGACGAGCTGTCAGCATTAGTCCTCACtctaaggaagaaaaggggagaagatcTGTTGACATAACGAGATGGGTAAAAGCATTTGACCAATAAATGTGTGGCACCTAAGTTTGAGTCactaaaaacaacacacaaaaagcCTGACTGTAGTTCTAATGTTTACAAGACAACTCCTCCTGCTACAGGGAGCCGGCAAAAGGACAGAGTTGGATCAAGTGACCTGGTTAGAAAGCTTGCCTGGCACATGCACCAGAAGAACATCCAAGAGGCTCCATTTCAAATGACAAGGAAGGTAAAGATCCATGGTccaaggttgccctctgacctccacacatgtgtcatgGTGCTTTTAGCATAAAAGTGTGACAAAGAAAACCTGCCCTTGccctgaaaccacagaaacaagccCTGTCACCTAAAGCATagccaatggaaaaaaaaacttggccTTTAATCAGAGTCAGTGAATTAAACCAACCATAGACCTGAAAccagaacaagcaaacaaaacttaCACTGACACTGAAACTAGAGCCCGGGAAATAAACCCATCCTGAAACTAGAatcaaaaggctaaaaagaagccagtaaaagaaaaacaaactggcTCTGAAAACAGATCCAAATCTGCCCTGTACCACCTGAACATGAAACCAAACTATCTATGAGGAAGAAATCATCCATTCTCTTAGCAGAAAAACAATCAATGCATGAGCATGAAATCTAGCAGCTCAGAGATTGTCCaatatcaaaagaaatgaaatccgACTCATCCACTCGCTGAAAATCTTAGCCCTGGAAAAATTCCACCCCTAAGAAAACACACATGAGCCCCTCCTTGTGCCTTTTCAGTTGGCAGCTATTCTCCTCCaccaaggcagaggcagcaacTCCCCTGGATTCCTCTTTCCCAAACAAATCTCTTGAAAGTCCTTTGGTGAAgatattatttttctgtcatgGGGCAGAACTTTCTGCTTGAAAGCCCCCTTAAGGGAGAAGAGCAGAAGAAGCAACTGACAACATCTGCTTGGAAACTTGCTTAGGAGAATAGAGCAGAAGTAACAATTTGCTGGAGCAGTTTACTTCATTCATGAAGGGGTTCCCATTAGCAGAGCAAAGCAGAAATAACACTTGGCTTGGAACTAAGAAATGGCTACCTCTGCTAGGAAACTCCCTTGGGAGTGGAACAGTAATGACTCTGTCTCCCTCAGGGAGTGGCAGGATTCCCACATCGTCAGGGCAGACCATCCCCCACTACAACACATCTTCTGCTACAGCCTGACTTTCTGACATGTCAGGATACCATTCTCCTCACAGCTGTAGCCCTTCCTTCCCCATGTAGATATTGAGTATGGTGTTTGTTCACAGCAGTCAAAAGGAGAGCAGGGTAACTTATCCTCAGAAAAGTCGTTGAATTGGTAATGAGAAAAAACAGAAGCCTGGTGGCATTTCTGATCAATTTACCCATCATTTAAAGAGTCAATACAAATTCTTCATAAACTGCTGTAGATATTAGGAAAAATGTGCAAAGAGACAtttaaagacacatttaaaaggaaaaggaaaattcaaaacaaCTGGCAGGATAGAAGAAGGGGATTGCAAAGAATCTATCTGACAAGGGACTCGGGTTTTGGACATGCAAACAAGTCAAGTTTTAAGAACAATATCCTTAAAGACAAAAAACATTAATAAGCATGTGAAAAAATGTCAGTTGTACTCACATATTGGGAAGAAAATGAGATTCAGGAGATATCACTTATTCTTCAGGTTTGAATAGGTACAGTTAAAAAGTCGGATAAAATTCCATAGAAGAATTCCAAGAAATCAGAAGTCTTACACAGAGCTGTTGAGGTGTAAAATTAGTTAGCTGCTTTGGAAAAGAGTCCAGCAGTTCCTCAATACATGAAACAGATAGTTACCTTAGACTCCAGAGATTCTAGATTGGAgccattgaaaagaaaatgtgttttcacaCTTTGAGCACATTTGTTGATAATGTCATTCCCCAGCATTGAAACTATTCTTGCACTCATGATGAGAATATGCTacaacaggaggaaatagagagcAAATTCAACTTTgcaaaatatgtatttgtgtaaaTAATTTTGTTGGCATATCAGAAGAAACATCATGTGACCAGAAAAGAGCCAAAGATAAGTATTAATGGAGGGACCATATTTGCTTGAGGAAACATATTTTTAGAAAGTATCGAGTCCTGCCCCAAATCATCCAATCCACCACAAAGTCCAAGAAGAATTTTCAAGAAATATGACAAACAATATTGCAAAATTGGCATAGGAAAATTGTGCCAgaatatttaatgattttttttggaAAGTTCTGACAAGGCTTTCATCGGGTGACTGCAGCTCAAATTTGTTCATTTACACTAAGGTAATAACAGAAGttaaaacattaagaaatggCAAGTGTAAGAGGTATTTCATTGGAAAGGGCCACCGGGTTGAAAAAGTGATACACAAGTAACTGCAAAAGTAGTATATGATAaacttaacttaaaaaaatgacTTGGTCTAGGCTGGCATCAAAGTTCCCAAAAGAGCATTTTAAGGACTATGATAAGACAGACTTCATGATAAATTCTGTTATGGAAAATACATTAGATTCCAAACTTATTCAGTGCATAGAATGTACATTCTAAataagaacaatttaaaaaattgaggAAGGAAACTGACCATGTGTTCCAGGTACTCTGCCTTACAGATAGAGAGTGCGTCTCGAAAGAGCCTCAAAAAATAggttattttggaaaaaaaatattttaaatgtattggtTAACATGGGAACATGTTACCAAAGTATAAAGACAGAGCGAGGGAGAGACAGCTGTGTGCTCCAAATAATTGAATatcaaaacagcaaaatattgCTGCCATGACAACAAACCTCCAGCATCCCAGGGCTTAAGGGAGGGTGTACAGCATCTGTGAACCTGGACTATTCTATCTAAGGTGGTAAAAATAAAGTCCGGaggctgaagagagggagaaaaatgcAATAATTAAGTCCTGGATTTCAACGTCACTGTCTGTGAAACCTGACAATTTAAAGCTACATGCAAGTTGGCTCATTGGCTGCTCACTGTGACATTCCAAGCTGCAATTAGTTGTGGCTTTTCATGATCCTGTCTTATTGGTTACTGAAGAAATGATTTGTGTCACCAAAAATGTTACCCTTATGTGTTGCCAGTTTTTCCTCTAGAAGGAGATGATGATTATGTAGAGTAGAGAGCATTGTAGAGTGAAAGCTGTGTTGACAGAGAACAGGACAGGTGTGCAGAGAAATCAAGAGACCTGTGCACGGAGACCTGAGAAATGTATGTGATGAGTGTGGTGGAGGGGAGATGTAGCTGAGTTTGTAGGAAAAGTctgagagaagagaggagtggGGAAGATGTAAGAAGTATAAGAAAAGTATACAGTGATGTAGCTAAGTGTTTAGAGAGATAAAACAGATTGAGCTGTATAAAAGAGAGACATGTATGTCAGAGACATGTATGTGCGGTGTGGTGTGCGGTGGCTGTGTGGCGAAGGCTGTAACTGTGTGAAGACACGAAATGTTAAGCTGTATAGAAAAGAGCTGTGTCCGTGTGTGGAGATTCCTGGCAATTCGGGAGAGAGATGTTTGTAGGTTAAGAATAAATGCAGCTATATGTAAACAAtgtagctgtgtggagacagagagatttttcaGATTGGGGTTTTTCAGATGAAGTCAAATAGAAATTTTCCATCAGAAAATGTGTGGTTCCTTATCTTTGTCTCGGGTAGGAAATTCTAGCCCTGGACacattcatggatttttttccccatacCCTGGAGGTGGACTTGGAGCAGGTTCTCCCTAAGTCCTCTGGTATTCAGCTAATTTCACTTGATTGCTCTGTATGCCACATAATTACCTGATTATAAAGTGGGCAGAGGCTTACAATCTGATCTGCAGCCAACTGTTCTAGCCCACTGAATCTTCATGAACTTTTGTACTTTGTTTGGAATAGCTTGTTCCTGAGTAAGTATAGGACAGATGTTTCAAGTCTCACAAAATGACCTTTGGCTTCTGTGTTTGTGTAACAACCTCCAATTTGTAAGAAAAATTCCAAATAGAAGGAGATCTCCCTAAAAGTCTGAAGGGTAGTATGGTTCCTGGAAAATTATAGAAGCAACATGTCTGCAAGAAGGTATAAATGGTTTATAAGAAATTTTCCAATAATCTAATACTCCCACATCGTGCACATGTTAAGAGTCAATAAACCTGCAATGTGCCAatatcaaaagcaaaaatgaCAGGGCAACTATCATATGTCTCAGCTGGATTTTGGTCAAGCAGCTGCAATGGCTTTATGACTTTTGTAGTTGCCTTCACATATGGCTGAACCAGTACTGTGCAAGTTATTATAGGAAAAAGTCTTCAGTTATTCATTTCTAGAGTAATTATTTATCATGATTCATTATACAAGTTACAGATTAATTTTTCCTGGAGGTACAAACCATGGGGCAGAATAAATGATATGCAAAATTTTCTATTATAGACATAGATTTTGTATTCTATCCATGAATACAGTGCACTCTCTCcttcaaaataaactaaatttctGTCAAGTTTGAAAGAGACGAAAAActgacatgcacatgcacaaagtATGAGATCAGATTTTGAAGAAACAACAATTTCTGAGTAAGATGAGTCATGTTTCCAGGTTTGAAAATTAGTTTCAGTCAGTTTGCTTGTCTGGTGACTACTTTGTTATGTAGTAGTACATATTCCAAGAATAGGTAGAATTGCCAATGCTTATTCTctctgtttaaaattttttattgggAAATTTCTACTCTCAGAATCTCTGTGGATAAAATAGCTACATCTAAATAGATTTAAAAGGTTATTAcgtattgattgatttttgagtGACATGGTTATTATCCAAAGTTATGTAGGTAGGCATTCTTAACTCATTTCAGTATTTTCAGACTCTATAACCTTCAAACCAAATATGTTGGATACTTTTTTACATAAACTGGCaacatactcacacaaacacaggaggCTTTGCTATGTTCCTAGCCTTAATCAATGAGGGAAAGTGAGTTTtcagttagttttcttttttactgtgtCTCATTGTCTGGTCTTGGACCTAACTCTGGCCATGTGAATAGCTGAAGTTCACTCACAAACCCACTCAGGCCTTTACATAATTAGGCCTTCTTTTCCCTAATTGAATCTGCTTCTAAAGATTCAATCTGTTACCGTTTTCATATAaccatttgttctttattttcaggTCATGCTTTCTGGAAATTTTTTGAATTGCAAATCCTGACACTGATTACCCAACACTAGTATAAACTGAATGTTCACCATTCCAAGTCACCAGTAATTGAAAACAAGctctattgtatttatttatcattgaGAAAATGGTAATAAAAATTAGGTTCAAAACAATCTTTAATACATTCTGTAAAATTTCAAGCAATAGCAACACAATGGTAGTTATATGAAAGTGATTATAAATAAAAGTTCAATATTCTGTCccataaaacatacagaaaattatGCAGTAATGTTGAATTGGGTGGATATCAGTAAACTTACCCTGGCATAaccatttacattttaaacatttattcctTCAAACTTTGTCAGATTTATCCAGTATCATTTTCATACATGATTTCAGGGTAGTACTGACAAATATATTGCTGAATATGAGGATTGTTTCTCAACAATTTCccaaaaataactattttatttcttggtagaATGTGATTAACATGACAATGATCATAAGGCTTAGTAACACCACTTATCTAACTGTGAATAAAGTATCAACTATGCTAAAATCTCATTCCAAAACTCACATTATAAAGCACCTTATTTTTGTATGAGTATTGGGACAGTAACTCCCTATTGAGTTGGTCTCTTTCATGAATTTTCAGCTGTGCTTAAGATTTGagtgtctttaaaaattttttgaaaacAGTTTATATCTGTTAGTTTTCTTTCCATTACTGCTGCTTTGTTAGGTTTGATTATCTGAGCACTCTATAAAAACTGCCACATATTTAATATTGTGAGTGATATTCTTGTATGGATTCTGTgatgtttgtttagatttttaccACCCAAAAGAGGTTTTGCCACGTGACTCACATTCATAAGTTTTCTCTCATGTACAGATGTAGTCAGATTTTGCAGAGATGATCCATGGTAAAAGGACATAGCAAGTAACTTACTCATTAAATATTAAGGATTCTGACTTCTCCAGTTGTGTAGTGACTTTGAAGATGAATCATAGACACAAACTTGCTacaatttgtatatttaaaactttttgtgAGTTATATATGCTTAGATGAAATATAAGTGTTGTACTCTTAGTAAAGGACTtcccaaatacatttttattgcaATGCTTCTCTTCAGTATGTATTTTTTGATAAATTTGTAATCTTGAGCTCTTTTTAAAACACATGCCAAATACTTCacaattttaacatttctgtccagtgtgtattcttttatgaacttgaagATGTGTGCTCTGACTAAAGAACTTTCTACAATGTGAACATTTGTAATGTTTCTCTCAAGTATGAactctttgatgaacttgaagatttgAGCTtttggtaaaggacttgccacatactttacaattgtaaggtttctctccagtgtgtattctttgatgaacttgaagagttGAGCTTtgggtaaaggacttgccacatactttacaattgtaaggtttctctccagtgtgtattctttgatgcaCTTGAAGGTATGACCTCTGTTTAAAGAattttccacaatctgaacatttgtatggtttctctccagtgtgtactCTTTGATGACCTTGAAGATGTGAGCCTTTgctaaaggacttgccacatactttacaattgtaaggtttctctccagtgtgttttctttgatgaacttgaagatctgagccattggtaaaggtcttgccacatactttacaattgtaaggtttctctccagtgtgtattctttgatgaatttGAAGATGTGTGTTCTGGCTAAAGAACTTTCCACAAagtgaacatttgtaaggtttctctccagtgtgtattctttgatgaatttGAAGATGTGTGTTTTGGCTAAAGAACTTTCCACAAagtgaacatttgtaaggtttctctccagtgtgtattctttgatgcacttgaaggtgtgaactctgtttaAAGAATTTTCCACAATCTGagcatttgtaaggtttctctccagtgtgttttctttggtgaacttgaagatctgagccattggtaaaggacttgccacataatttacaattgtaaggtttctcaccagtgtgtattctttgatgaacttgaagatgagAGCCTTTGgcaaaggacttgccacatactttacaattgttaggtttctctccagtgtgtattctttgatgaacttgaagatctgtGACATTtgtaaaggacttcccacatccTTTACAACTATAAACTGAGAACTTCCTTATGTTTAATTCCCCAGGGCTATTATTTCCTAAACATCCTGGCATTTCTCTCTGACAAGTATTCTGTGTACCCTCTTTTGGGATCATCTCCTGAATTGTATCACAAAACACacctggaagaaatgaaagggaattaTTGACTGATAGTGTTGATTTAGgcaaatcaataaagaaacttaTATAAAATACACTAATGTGTATTGTAGCAAAATCATTGATCAAAAAAACTTTTTCTATTTACTTGGAAAGTCTAGTATTAATTTATATCAATAACACCTTTCAAAacatatgaattataaaatgttagaaatgaaaaaaatacatataatcttCTTATGATTcattattttaatacatttatgtATTCAATCAAAGTGagtgattattaaaaagaaagcaataaaatgatcATAAACAACACAAATGGCCATAAGGAATCAAATTTTCAAACATAATGAACAAGAATGCCGTttcatgaaattgtattttacaatatgaaaaatTTGATAGGGTCCTCTTTAAACATGTCATATAACCCAATAGTATAAACAAAAACTGCAGAATTCAAAATCAACTAGTAGCCATTACTAGAAGTGTTCTATTTGCTTGCAAATTGCATTATTAAATTAGGTCAATAACacctttcaaaatacatgaaaatataaaatgttacaagtgaaaaaaatcacatagattATCTATGAATAATTTCTATTAATACAAGTGAATATTTAATTCTTCAAAGGGGGTgattattaaaaaggaaacaacaaaaagatgataaACAACAAATATACCTATCTGTTCCATAAAAATTTATGGACTTTAGGAGAGATGGTTTCAAAAGTTCCACAATTGCAATGATAATTCTAAAGGACATTCATTTcttcagaaaattaaatatggatatgtatacaaaacaaatatataactaTGGAAATTTAGTTCAGCTTAATTGCTAGTGAATTATATCATTTCAGATTTCATCAGGTTACATTAAACAAGCAATAATGAACAGAACCCATGGCACAGGGTAATTTTCTTGCTCACATCATTCATTAGGTATCTAAAATTCTTTGATTAGGGATTTGACACAGATTTCACAGACATGGATACTATCAATTGGGAAACAAAATTCAGCAGCATTCTTCACTTGTGGTGGGTGGATGCTCAGTACAAAAATGAAGGACTCAGAGGTAAATAACACCAAGTTTGTATTTCATTTGCTCAAGAATATATGTTAACTTGAATTTTCTTGCACTATTTCACCATAAAATTATATGACACATTAAGGAAGCAATAACTTTTATTGTGACAatactaaacaacaacaaaaaacaaagcagagactAACCGTAACCTTAGTACCAGGCATAAGAATTGTCACTCAATGttacttatataaaataaatattgtgtaCAATGAGAATACTTTGACATTTCTCTTGCCTATCTGTGTCCCTTTAACTTCATGTTATCTTAGACTGATAACTAAGACTTCAAGCAGAAAACAGACGAGGTATGTAGAGAGTGAGTATCttatattttctcaattatatggaatatttttgagaaatctccattTAGAATGATTATTATGGTAATTTGAATgctaaaatcatatatatatgattttatatcatatatatatatggatatataataTATCCATAATTATTATCatgaatgaatatattattttgtaGAAGCCTTTTCTGTATCTAAATAAATGATCACATAGTCTCTTTCTTATATACTGTTCTCTTGATTCATTTGTGAATTGCTTTACTTATGTTCACTCTTATAAGCAACTCTTAGATGAAACCACCttgatctcaaaaaaaaatgattttgatgtgttcttgaaatgGAAAGTTTCTAATTTCCATTGGAAGTGTATTAGTGTTTGTTCTTCTCAGAGTTGTGGTGGGATTCTGCACTGAATGTATCAAGTTGCCATTACTTGaaaagtttttattattctttctataAAACTTGAGGACATGTGATAATCTAAATTAAGTCATCTTGACTTAATGTGTGGTAGTTTAAACACTAATTAACTCATCACTTGTTTTTGGTATTTCAAACATCGGTTTTAAATGGGTGGATCTGAAATCATTATACTAAGTGACTTAACTTGGAATACAAATAATTCATGTTTCCTCAAGTTCATGGATTCTAGTACTTAAGAGGTTGGTAACTGTGTTTTCTATAGTTTGTCTATAGAATGTATGAACCTAGTATGGGGAGAAtcagatccctcatgttcttcacCTTCATCCCTTTCTCCCCTTAACAGTCTCTTACAaccttttcccctcctcccactcctagCTAAATTATGTCTTTCCATTGTTAAAAaacctttattcatcaaccaataagagaaatatacaaGGAAAGCTGAGATATTGTGAAAAGTCCAAAgctaaaaataatagttatagatGAAGGGGAAGATATCCAGCTCAACGTcacagaaatcatattcaacaaaatcataaaagaaacttcCCCAAGCCAAAGAAGCAAATGTCTATGATCAGACCAGAAAGttacacaacaccaaatagactggaccaaaaaagtgTACCCTCctcaataataatataaaagaaaatatacaaaataaataaagaatatgaaaagatgcaaaggaaatgggccaagtaacaaataaaggcagagCTATCccaattacacctgacttctcagtggaagctCTGAAAGGCAGAGTTCCTAGATACATGTTCGACAGACTAGTAAAAAaatggatgccagcacagactactctAAAAAGCTCTCAATTAATAATGATGGAGAAAatcagatattccatgaaaaaaacagatttaaaaaaagacatattcccaaattcagccctacagaaagtactggaaggaaaactccaacctaaataAGTTagctgcactcacaaaaacatacacaattgATAATATTACACTACCAAAATTCAAAAAatggaagcacacacacaaaatagcaccaccaccaacaaatccaaaataacaggaattaaccaTCAATTGTCATCAATATCTAGTAATATCAATGGCCTCAattgtctataaaaagacacaggataacagaatgcaTACAAAGACAGAGTACATCCAtctcctgcatacaagaaacacaattcgggctggagaggtggctcagaagttaagagcactgactgctcttccagaggtcctgagttcaattcccagcaaccacatggtggctcacatccatcagTTATGAggtctggtaccctcttctgatgtgcagatatacatggaagcagaatgttgtatacatagtaaataaataaaatatttttttaaaaagtaacacaaTTCAACTTCAAAGAGAGACAGTACCTCCGAGGAAagagttgagaaaagattttccagccaaatggacctaataaacaagcttgtgtagctactctaataatgaatatattagacttcaaatgaaatttaatcaaatgagatgaagaaggtcatttcatattactcacaggaaaaatccatcaagacaaagtcttaattatgaacatgtatgccccaaatacaaaggtacacacatttgtaaaagaaacattactaaaacaaataacacattaaaccacacacactaatagtggaagactttaacaccccactttcaccactgaaCCAGAGTAACAGACAAAATGGTAACAAAGAGATAAAGCATCATGGATATGACTAAAcagggtttaacagacatctacaaaacattccattccaacacaaagaaatataagttcttctgactgccacatggAACTGTCTCTAAAATTGGCCAATAAGTCAGCAACAAAGGAACCCTcaagagacaaaataaaattggaaaaacacTGTGTGTCTTATGGGATCTCCgttgtttaaagttagaattcaacaagaacacAATGTGAAGAAGGCCTAAAAACTGATTGAAAGTGAACAGTGTTCATGTGCATCACCcatggtcaaggaagaaataaagaaagaaatgaacaacaaCTTTCTAGAACTCAATGGAAACAAATcaacaacataccaaaacttatggaatACATTTATatcagtgttaagaggaaagttcatagcaataagttactgcataaaggaaatggagaactCCCAAACAAGTGACTTTGTAGAACACCTGAACACCCtggaacaaaaataatgaaacacacacaagaggagtagatgccagttAATtgaattgagggctgaaatcaaccaactagaaacaaagaaaacaatacaatgaattattgaagaaaaaagatttgattatttgagaaaatcagtaccat
It contains:
- the LOC113838548 gene encoding zinc finger protein 239-like, translated to MIPKEGTQNTCQREMPGCLGNNSPGELNIRKFSVYSCKGCGKSFTNVTDLQVHQRIHTGEKPNNCKVCGKSFAKGSHLQVHQRIHTGEKPYNCKLCGKSFTNGSDLQVHQRKHTGEKPYKCSDCGKFFKQSSHLQVHQRIHTGEKPYKCSLCGKFFSQNTHLQIHQRIHTGEKPYKCSLCGKFFSQNTHLQIHQRIHTGEKPYNCKVCGKTFTNGSDLQVHQRKHTGEKPYNCKVCGKSFSKGSHLQGHQRVHTGEKPYKCSDCGKFFKQRSYLQVHQRIHTGEKPYNCKVCGKSFTQSSTLQVHQRIHTGEKPYNCKVCGKSFTKSSNLQVHQRVHT